Part of the Halodesulfurarchaeum formicicum genome is shown below.
AGACCGTGGACGCGATGGCTGACTATCGCGGGGTCCTCTACGGCCAGTTCATGCTCACTGCCGACGGGCCGAAAGTGATCGAGTACAACGTTCGGTTCGGTGACCCGGAGGCCATGAACACGCTCCCGGTACTCGAAACCGATTTCCTCGACGTTCTGACGGCGGCCCGGGAGGGAGACTCGCTGCCGCCGCTCTCCTTTCGGAACCAGGCGACGGTGTGCAAGTACGCCGTCCCCGAGGGCTACCCGACCGACCCTACCGCGGGGGCCAGGGTGACCGTCGACGTGGACGCAGTCGAGGACACTGATCTCTTCTATGCCTCCGTCGACGAGCGCGAGGACGGCCTCTACACGACGACCTCTCGTTCCTTTGCGGTGCTCGGGCGGGGCAAGACCATCGCGGCCGCCGAAAACCGGGCCGAGGCTGCACTCGCTGACGTCGGTGAGGGTTTTCACGTTCGGCACGACATCGGCACCGAGGCCCTGATCCAGACCCGCATCGAGCATATGCGCTCGCTCCGCGGGGACAACTGAGCCGAACCGCTTTTTGGGAGTCATAGTCCAGGTGAGGTATGAACGCCGCCGTTCCGCTCCTGGCATTACTCACGGGCTTGCTCACGGGTGTCGTCTTCGGACTGCTCAAGGCCCCGATCCCTGCCCCGCCGAGCATCTCCGGCGTGCTGGGCATTCTGGGGATCTATCTCGGCTACGTCGCCATCGAGGGGACCGAAATTGGCGTGGACCTGCTGGCGATCCTCGGCCTCCGCTGATCAGTAGGACCGTTCTTCCGGTTCGTAGGTGACCGACTCGCTTTCGAGGATCGCCGGCCGATAGAAGAGTTCCGGGTCACCGTCCCGCCAGTTCACGAGCGTGTGACGGAGCCACTCCTCGTCGCGTCGCGTTTGATGTTCGGCCCGCCAGTGAGCGCCCCGTGACTCGGGTCGGGCGAGTGCACCCATCGTGATGACCTCCGCGAGGTCGATGACGTTCCGGGTCTCGATCGTCTGCTGGAGGTCGGTATTGAAGGTTCGTGATGGGTCCGTGACCGTGACATCCTCGTATGCCTCACGCGCGTCGCTGATGTCCTCCAGTGCCGTCTCCAGGCCCTCGCCCTCCCGGAAGACGTTGACGTGGGCGGTCATTGTCTCCTGGACCTGTTCGCGGACCTCGACGTGGCCCCGATCGCCGTCGCCTGTTAGTAACTCCTCGACGCGTTCTCGCTCGGCAGCCACGGCTTCGCCGAGGAGTGCGCCGGGTTCGAGATCGCGACCGTCCGGGACGACGTCGGTTTCAGCACCCCCCGCTCCCAGCTCGGTCGGCCACTCGCGGTCCTCGCGTGCTACGTCCGGGTCGGGTCCGACCTCGATCGCTGGTGGGTCCAGATCCACGCCCGCGGCGTGTCGGCCGGCTTCGGCCCCGAAGACGAACAGTTCCGGGAGCGCGTTCCCGCCGAGGCGGTTCGCCCCGTGGAGGCTCACGCAGGCCGCCTCGCCGGCCGCATAGAGCCCCTCGATACAGGTCGACCCGTACTCGTCGGTCTCGATGCCGCCCATGGCGTAGTGCTGGCCCGGCTTCACCGGCATGGGTTCTTCGAGCGGATCGACGCCCTCGAAGTGTCGGGCCAGGCCGACGATGTTCTCCAGGCGGTCCATGATCCGCTCTTCGCCCAGGTGACGCATGTCGAGTTTGACGTGGCCATCGCCGAAGCCACGTCCTTCCTGGATCTCGGTCAGTTCCGCCCGGGAAACCACGTCACGGGAGGCGAGTTCGCCCTCGTCGGCGGCGTACCCGCGCTCGAACATGAACCGCTCGCCCTCGCTGTTGAAGAGGCGGCCCCCCTCGCCGCGGACGCCTTCCGTGATGAGCACGCCGGTCGAGGGCAGGGTCGTCGGGTGGAACTGGATCATCTCCATGTCCTCCAGGGGGACACCCACCCGGTAGGCCATCGCCATCCCGTCGCCGGTGTTCGCCACGGCGTTGGTCGTGTGGTCGTACACCTGGCCGAGGCCGCCCGTGGCAAGAATCACCCCGCCGGTGGCCCGGAACCCTTCCACGGCCCCAGTTTTGAGGTCCAATGCGGTGACCCCGTGACAGGTTCGGTCGTTCGGGTCGGGTTCGTCGGTCACCGCCAGGCGAGTGACGAAGTACTCCTCGTAGACGGTGATCCCGCGCTTGATGACCTGTTCGTAGAGGGTGTGCAGGAGGTGGTGGCCGGTTTCCGCGCCGGCGTAGGTCGTGCGAGGGAAGGAGAGCCCACCAAACGGGCGCTGTGAGACCGTCCCGTCCTCGTCCCTGGAGAAGGGCATCCCCCAGTGTTCGAGTTGCATCACTTCTTTGGGCGCTCGCCGGGCGAAGGTCTCGACCGCGGGGGCGTCAGCCAGATAGTCCGCGCCCTTCATCGTATCCTTCGCGTGGGCCTCCCAGGAGTCGCCGGACTGCAGCGCGGCGTTGATTCCGCCTTCAGCGGCCCCCGTGTGGCTCCGCACCGGGTGGAGTTTCGAGACGATAGCCACGTCAGCCCCGGCCTCCTGGGCCGCGATGGCTGCCCGCAGGCCGGCTCCGCCGCCGCCGATCACGAGGACGTCGTGTTCGTACATGGTTACCAGAATTTCAGGTCCGCCTTCGTCGCGTCGCGTTTGAGTTGCTGGATATGTTCGGTGAGCGGGATCTCCTGGGGACAGACCGTCGTGCAGGAGAACTGGGTCTGACACCGCCAGACGCCATCGGTTTCGGTCAACAGCTCCAGTCGCTTTGCTTTGCGATCCTCGCCCTCCCGCTCGTCGGCGTAGAAGCGATACCCCTTGTTGATGGCCGCCGGTCCCAGATAGACGTCCTCGTCGGCGGCGATGGAACAGGAGGAGGTACAGGCCCCACACCAGATACACCGGGTGCTCAGCTTGATCGCTTCGCGGTTCTCCCGGCTCTGTTTGCGCTCTTCGAGTTCCCCGGGTGGTGGGTCGTCGGGGTCGAAGTACGGTTCGACCGCCCGCATCCGTTCGTAGAAGTCATCCATGTCCACGACGAGGTCCTTGACGACCGGGTGATGGGGAAGCGGTTCGATCCGGATCGGCGTCGAGAGCTCGTCGATCTGGGTCTTGCACCCGAGGCGTTGCTTGCCGTTGATGAACAACGCGTCCGACCCGCAGACCCCCTGCCGACAGGAGTGTCTGAAGGTGAGCGATGGGTCCTGTTCGTCCCGGGCCTCGATCAGGGCGTCGAGGACTGTCATCCCCTCGTGGGGCTGGACATGGAAGTCCTCGAAGTGGGCCTCGGTCTTGGACTCGACCTCCGGATCGTAGCGGAATATCTGCAACTCGACTGTCTCGTCCTCAGCCTGGGGCTGTGTTTCCGATCCCTTGAGCCTGCTCGTGTCCGGGTCGACCGACTCTGCCATCAGTTCACCACCCCCGCGAGGGCAACCGAAACCCGGAGTCCCTGGACGACCAGGATTGTCCCGGCGATGGCCAGCACCCAGGCGGTGACACGTCGTGCCCGCCCGGAGAGGCCCTCGTTGACCAGTGCGTTGTAGATCCCGTTGATCCCGTGAAAAGCCGCTGTCAGCAGGAAGACGACCATCAGCAGGAGGTAGGAGAGCCGATCCATGCGGAGCGCCGACCCCCAGAGCGTGACCTCGGCGGCGTGGTTCACGAAGTGTAGCCAGAGGAAGTGAAAGGCGAGCGTGAACAGGAGCACTACGGCGGTGACCCGCTGGAGGAACCAGGCGAGAGATCCGTGGCTGAACGTGGGTCGTGACCCCGTCATTACCAGGGAACGACCTCCGGCGGAAGGAAGACGGGGATACTCGCGAGCACGATCAGTGCCGTCACCACGAGTGAGGCGTAGAAGGTCTGGACCTGTCGTTCGAGGCCGATTCCCAGGTCCACCAGCAGGAGCCGAATCCCGTTTACCATGTGGAAGGCGGCCGCCGTGAGCAGGCCGACTTCCAGGACGCGTACCAGGAAAATCCCCTCCAGTCCCTGGAGCGTACGCGTGTAGAGATCTGCCTCGGCAGCGATGGCCTCCGGGTTCCCCGCCGCCGGAATCGCCGTGCTGAGGACCGCAATGTGGGCGAAGAGGTACCCGATGAGAACCCAGCCGGTGGCCTTGTGGAGGACCCAGGCCCACATTCCCGCCGAGAATCGCCGGAAGCGGCCGAAGTCCTCGATCCGGCCACGGTCGTAGGGCGCTGACATACCTGCTACGGCGACGGCAGCGCACAAAGAACTTTCCTCCCGAGTGTTACTCCTCACCCGCGGTGTGGGTGTCGGCAACCTCCTGTTCGATTACTGCCTGGGTGGCTTCATCCACTTCGACCAGGTGACAGAGCGGATTTCCAGGGTAGACCACCGGATTCTCCAGCACGCCGACGAGCAGCCCGGTCCAGGGGGATTCGATCGTCGTTCGCTCCGTCTTGAACGGGTTCGTGATAGTGGCGATCGTCTCACCCCCCTCCACCAGGTCGCCCCGTTCGGCGTGCATCTCGACGATGCCACCGCTCTCGGCCCTGAGCCAGGTTTTCTTCTCGGCGGTAATGATAGTGCGCCAGCCTGGCCAGTGAACTGGTTCGCCCGGCCACATCTCGAACTCGGCGAGCACGCTTGCCACGCCTTCGAGGGCCCGATCGATCAGTCCGCGCTGGAATCTGTGGGCCTCTCCCATCTCGACGGTGATCGTCGGGGCTCCGCTAGCAGTCGCTTCCCGGCGAAGCGTCCCCTCCGATCCTTCGGTGTCGATAATCACGTGTGAGCCGAAGGCGTGTGCGAGCCGGAAGACGTCTTCGCGGGCCATGTCACCGCGGGCATGGAGCATGTTCGTCCGGCCGCGAGTCGACGTGTGGAAGTCGATCCCCAGGTCCGCGGGCTCGATGAAGTTCGTGAAGATGGTGTGGGCCATTCGTTTGGCACTCGTACTCCATTGATCCCCCGGGAACGATCGATTGAGGTCCCGATCGTAGATGGGGAGGTAGCGCTGCTGTGCCAGGAAGGCCGGGACGTTGAGCACCGGGAGGAGGATCAGCGTTCCGTGGAGGTTCGAGTGATCCCAGTCGAGGGCGACCTCGCGAACGACCTCGATCCCGTTGAGTTCGTCCCCGTGGGCGGCGGCGGTCATGAACAGGGTTGGGCCTGGCTTCTCCCCGTTGACGATGGAGACCGGGATTCGGACGGGATCCCCGAGATACGTCTCGCTGATCCGGTAGCGGATGGTACTCGACTCGCCCGGGTCGACCTTTCCGCCACTGTAGGTGAACGCGCCCGCTGTCATGCCGGCACTTCGACTGGCAATGGTTAAGCCGTTGTCCCCAATTTGGGGGCCGATGCCGGGTTGGTTTATGACCCTTGGTGCCGTCTGTGGTGTTATGACCGAACCCGTTTCAGTCGGCGTCGTGAGTCTCCACAACAGCAAGGAGACCAAATCCATCCTCAACACTGTCAACGCGCTGGGCCATGAGGGACACTGGCTCCGGCAGAACAACCTCGTCGTCGAGATCGAGGACGGGCAGGCGACACTCGAACCGGACGTGGACATCATCGTGAACCGCATGTTGCTCTCGAATACGGAACAGCCGGCCGAACTGCTGGGGCTGGCAAAGAGTCTGGGCCAACTCCGACCGATGCTCAATCGCCCGGAGAGTGTCCTCACGGCCTTTCACAAGTTCTCGACGGCGACGCTGTTGGCCGATTCTGCGGTCCAGATACCGGACGCGGCCCTGGCGCTGGACGCCGACCGGTTGAACGTGCTGCGCGAGAAGTTCGGCGACGAGGCGGTCTACAAGACGGCGATCGGGACCCATGGCGGTGGGACCTGGAAGATCGGCCGCGACGAGTCGGTCAACCCCCGGGTCGGGGATCGGTATGCGTTCCTCCAGGAACTCATCGAGCAGACCGACGAACAGCGACAGTCCGATCTCCGGGTGTACGTGGTCGACGGGGAGATCGAGGGCGCGATGCGCCGGTGGGCCCCGGATAACGACTGGCGGACGAACGTGGCGCTGGGTGGCGAAGTCGAAGCGGTGCCGGACCTTCCCGAACAGGCCGCGTCGATGGCCGTCGAGGCCGCCGACATGATTGGACTGGACTACGCAGGCGTCGATCTCGTCGAGGGCGTCGACGGCTGGCATCTCCTGGAGGTCAACCCCACCGCCGGGTTCAGGGGGCTCTTCAAGGCGACCGGCCACAACCCCGCAGCCTCGATCGCGACGCTGGCCATCGAGACCGCAGGCGGATCGGTCGATCCGGACCAGGTCGAGCAGTTGGCCGGCGTCCTCGATGATTCGATGCCCGAGACCGTCTCCCAGACCAAACCCAACACACGGGAGCCGACGGAAGTAATCGGGTACACTGAGGAGGTGCTTGTCAGCGGCACGTCCGGCACCGAGCGGGTCGTGGCGAAGTCCGACACCGGGGCCGCCCGCACCAGCATCGACACCCGGTTGGCGGCCGAGATCGGCGCGGGGCCGATCAAGAGCATGACCAAGGTTCGCTCGGGCAGCATGAAGACGGGGAAGTCACGGCCCATCGTGGATATCGTGGTCGGGATCGGCGGCGATCGGCACACCGTGGCAGCCAGCCTGGAGGATCGGTCCCACATGGACTACTCGCTGTTGCTCGGCCGGGACATCTTGGAGCACTACCAGATCGACGTGAAGCGGACCATTGACAGCGGTAACGGGACGACAGAGGAGGAAGAGGAGGAGACTGGAGAGGAGTAAAGAACGGCGACGAGGATCCGATTCGACGGTTTTAAACCTAAACCCTGGATATGATCGGATGCGCTCCGTTGGTGTAGTCCGGCCAATCATCTTGGCCTTTCGAGCCGAGGACCAGGGTTCAAATCCCTGACGGAGCACTTTTCGAACGTAGTGAGAAAATGCGACGGAAAGGGATTTGACACCCTACCAGACGCGCAGCGAAGTGAGCACGTCTGGTTCTGGTTCAAATCCCTGACGGAGCACTGCAACGAGGGCCGGCCGTTTTGACCCGAGTGAAGCGCGCAGGGAAGAGATTTGAATCACGCAAATCCGACCGAAGGGAGGATTTGCCATCGGGTTCAAATTCCAAAGGGCATGCGAGACGCTCGCGGTTTGAGCGTCTCGGGAATAGCGAACGGGGAGAAACGACCCGTGAGCATGCGAGATGCTCGCGGTTTGAGCGTCTCGGGAATAGCGAACGGGGAACGGAGTGACCCCTGAGCAGCGAGACGCGAACGAAGTGAGAGCCTCGGTTTTGCGAGCGGTGGAACCGCGAGCACTGCAGCGAACGAGGGACCTCCCGTATCATGTGGCGAGAACGGACCGTTGATTAGTAATAGCCGCCCGAAGGGTTTTGAATCTTGGTAAAGTAACGAACCATATGGCTCGTGCCGATCCGGGACGGACGAACGGTCCTGACCGGGAAATTCGCCTGCTGAAGAATCCGGATGGGCAGTGGACGGCTCGCGACCTCAGCGTGGAGGTGACCGCACAGGGAGAGAGTCGGGAGGAAGCACTCGACAACCTCGACGCCGTCGTTGCGGCCGTCGAAGGTGACGGTGGCCATTCCCCGACGGATGACGAGATTCGGGACTTGGATGTCGATCCTGAAGTCGCTCGAACGCAGGAGGACGACCTCCCCGACATCTTGCAGTAGGAATGGTCACAAGGGATTTCTCCGGCGAAGACGTGTACAAAGTACTGGTCAACGTTGGCGGTTTTCGGCACGTCCGCACGACAGGTGATCATTTGATTTTGCAGTGGGATCCCCCGAAAAGCCACGAGAAAACTGACGCCCGCCGGGTGACCGTTCCAGCTCACGATTCGATCAGTATCGGAACACTCCACGACATCGCCGATGATGCTGGTGCGACAGATTTCGAAGCGTTCTGCGAATGGATCGACGAACACCGGTAAGCGACCTAACTTGGTCCGAATCTGGGAAGTGAATCGACTGCCTCGATTATGCGAGCGGTGTAACCGCGAGCACTGCAGCGACCGAGTTTTTCGAGGAAGCAAGAGTCAGATATCTTCGGCTGTCTCCTGAATCAGTGACTCGGCTTTCTCCCTGAGTTCACCAGTCATGTGTAGTCCCCGAGCATCTATCCGTTCTACAATATCGAGGCCATCGTCTTTCGAAATCCCCGCTTTGACTCCACGGACGACCACACCAATAGTCCCCGTCACTGTTGCACCGAACGCATCGGCGGTAGTTCTGACTCGCCGATCATCCGAAATGACGCCAATCTGCCTGTCTTCTGCTCGATAGGCGAGCACCGCGGCAATGACCTCGACATCGCCATTCCGATCTGATTCCTCGAGAACTGACAGTGCCCGAGGAACCTGGTGTTCGTACTCGAGATCTTTATCCTTGATAGCATGTGTTTCGATGAAGGCCTGGAGGTTCGTTCGTGCTGGCTCCGTATCGACCTCAGATTCCACTGCCGGGAGAACAATCAGTTCACCGGAAAAGTTCGTGAGCAACTCCAACTCGCCGATCAAACCCAAGCTTATCAACGTGGTGGCATCGAGAAGAATTCCCGTCATAGCTTCCCGGCAGCATCAGCGTCAGATTCGAGGTCCTCGGGTTTGAGTTGCGTGGTGAGATTGTGTTCGCGGGCGATCTCGAACCATTCCGCGATGCTCACGCCTGCCAGTCGTGCCGCTTGATTGACCGATATCTCTCCAGCCTGGTATCGCTGGATTGCGATACGTTCTCTGAGTGACCCAAGTCCTTCATTGAGGGCTTTCCGGATCACCGTACTCTTATCTTCGCCAAGGATCTCGATGACCTCCGCGAGTTCACGTTCCTCGTCCTCTGGGATGCGAGCACTGATCGATGGCACGTATACATCTTACTACATTGTGCTACAAATATGTTTACCCTGGTGTTGGGAGGGGACCATTGCGTTTGCCCATGAATTCTGTGCTCCATTCCCTGACGACGAATTTCCGCCTGTAGACCGTGCGGATGGCGAGTCGACAAATTGCAAACTAGCTGGCCAACCCAGGTTTTGTTTCCAAACCTCCGTCCACCTATCGTCCGATGGTTCGAAGGGGATATTCGCATAAGGGAGCGAAGCGTACGCATTTGTCAATGGCACTGACCATCACCGTCGAGGGAATGACCTGCGGGCATTGTGAAGCGACAGTCGAAGAGGCACTTCAGGCCGTGTCTGGCGTGACCGAGGCAACCGCCGATCGTGAGGCCGAAGAAGCGACAGTCACTGGGGACGCCGACGCCGCGTCCCTCGTGCAAGCCGTCGAAGACGCTGGGTACACGGCACACGCCTGAAACCCAGCGCCCCTGTAGCAGCGTCCCGCCACAACCTCGCAATCGCGTCCGCAATTCTCCGCACAAGTATCAAGCCCGGGGCCGTGTAACACGATAGACACTCTCTGGCATGAGCCACGATCCTGACCACGAGGACCACACCGATCATTCGGGGCACGAACAGCTGTTCCGGCGGCGGTTCTGGGTATCGTTGGCTCTCTCGGTGCCGGTTATCATCTTCAGTGAATTCGTCCAGGACGTCATCGGCTACACGGCCCCCACGTTTTCCGGGAGCGGCTGGATCACGCCCGTTCTCTCGGTCGTGATTTTCGCGTACGGTGGGGTGCCGTTCCTTTCGATGGCTCGCGAAGAACTCGAGAATCGGGAGCCGGGGATGATGATGCTGATCTCCCTGGCCATCACCGTCGCGTTTGGCTACTCGATAGCGAGCCGCTTCCTTCCGGGGACGACGCCGTTCTTCTGGGAACTCGTCACGCTGATCGACATCATGCTGCTGGGCCACTGGATGGAAATGCGGTCGGTCCGGCAGGCGTCCGGCGCGCTCGATGAACTGGCCAAACTCATGCCAGACACCGCCGAGCGCGTGGCCGAGAGTGGCGAAACCGAGACCGTGCCCGTCTCCGAACTCGGTGTAGACGACGTAATTCTCGTCCGGCCGGGCGCATCGGTGCCGGCAGACGGCGAGGTCATGGAGGGCGAGTCAGCCGTCGACGAATCGATGATCACTGGCGAATCCAGGCCCGTGGGCAAAGCCCCCGGCGCAGACGTGGTCGCCGGCACGGTCAACCAGGACGGGAGCCTCCGGATTCGAGTCACGAAGACGGGCGAGGAGACGACGCTTGCGGGTATCATGCGCCTGGTGGAGGAAGCTCGCCAATCAAAATCCCGAACCCAGCTCCTTGCGGACCGCGCCGCCGGCTGGCTGTTCTACGTCGCGCTGGCTGTCGCGGGAATCACGGCCGTCGCGTGGGTCGCCGCAGTTGGGTTCGACGTCGGCGTTCTCGAACGGGTCGTGACGGTCCTCGTCATCGCCTGTCCACACGCCCTCGGTCTGGCCGTCCCGCTGGTGGTTGCGATCAACACCTCGACGGCTGCCCAGAACGGGATGCTCATCCGCGATCGGATCGCGATGGAGGAGGCCCGGAACCTCGACACGGTGATGTTTGACAAGACCGGGACGCTGACCCGGGGCGAACAGGGTGTCGTCGACGTGGAGACGGCGGGCGGCTGGGGCGAAAAGCGGGCGTTCGAGGTCGCAGCGGGTGTTGAAGGTGATTCGGAGCATATGATAGCCCGTGCGATCAGAGAGGCTGCCGATGAACGGGGCATAAAGGGAGCACCTGTTTCGAACTTCGAGAACCTCCGGGGTCTCGGTGTCAGGGCCACTCTGGACGGCGAGGTGGCGACCACTTCGGACGGATCGGACGGGGAGCAACGCAACCTGCGAGAGGGTGAACGGGTGCATCTCGGCGGACCGAACCTGATCGAGCGGCTCGGGATCGACCGTCCCGAGGAGATCGTCTCGTTCGCCGCGGAAGCCGGCATGAACGCCCAGACAGTTATCTATCTGATTCACGCGGAGTCCGAAGTCGTCGCGGCGTTCGCCTTGGCTGATGTCATTCGACCCGAGAGCCGACAGGCCATCCAGGCGCTACACGGGATGGGCATCGAGGTCGCC
Proteins encoded:
- a CDS encoding XapX domain-containing protein gives rise to the protein MNAAVPLLALLTGLLTGVVFGLLKAPIPAPPSISGVLGILGIYLGYVAIEGTEIGVDLLAILGLR
- a CDS encoding FAD-binding protein yields the protein MYEHDVLVIGGGGAGLRAAIAAQEAGADVAIVSKLHPVRSHTGAAEGGINAALQSGDSWEAHAKDTMKGADYLADAPAVETFARRAPKEVMQLEHWGMPFSRDEDGTVSQRPFGGLSFPRTTYAGAETGHHLLHTLYEQVIKRGITVYEEYFVTRLAVTDEPDPNDRTCHGVTALDLKTGAVEGFRATGGVILATGGLGQVYDHTTNAVANTGDGMAMAYRVGVPLEDMEMIQFHPTTLPSTGVLITEGVRGEGGRLFNSEGERFMFERGYAADEGELASRDVVSRAELTEIQEGRGFGDGHVKLDMRHLGEERIMDRLENIVGLARHFEGVDPLEEPMPVKPGQHYAMGGIETDEYGSTCIEGLYAAGEAACVSLHGANRLGGNALPELFVFGAEAGRHAAGVDLDPPAIEVGPDPDVAREDREWPTELGAGGAETDVVPDGRDLEPGALLGEAVAAERERVEELLTGDGDRGHVEVREQVQETMTAHVNVFREGEGLETALEDISDAREAYEDVTVTDPSRTFNTDLQQTIETRNVIDLAEVITMGALARPESRGAHWRAEHQTRRDEEWLRHTLVNWRDGDPELFYRPAILESESVTYEPEERSY
- a CDS encoding succinate dehydrogenase/fumarate reductase iron-sulfur subunit, giving the protein MAESVDPDTSRLKGSETQPQAEDETVELQIFRYDPEVESKTEAHFEDFHVQPHEGMTVLDALIEARDEQDPSLTFRHSCRQGVCGSDALFINGKQRLGCKTQIDELSTPIRIEPLPHHPVVKDLVVDMDDFYERMRAVEPYFDPDDPPPGELEERKQSRENREAIKLSTRCIWCGACTSSCSIAADEDVYLGPAAINKGYRFYADEREGEDRKAKRLELLTETDGVWRCQTQFSCTTVCPQEIPLTEHIQQLKRDATKADLKFW
- a CDS encoding succinate dehydrogenase, coding for MTGSRPTFSHGSLAWFLQRVTAVVLLFTLAFHFLWLHFVNHAAEVTLWGSALRMDRLSYLLLMVVFLLTAAFHGINGIYNALVNEGLSGRARRVTAWVLAIAGTILVVQGLRVSVALAGVVN
- the sdhC gene encoding succinate dehydrogenase, cytochrome b556 subunit, whose protein sequence is MSAPYDRGRIEDFGRFRRFSAGMWAWVLHKATGWVLIGYLFAHIAVLSTAIPAAGNPEAIAAEADLYTRTLQGLEGIFLVRVLEVGLLTAAAFHMVNGIRLLLVDLGIGLERQVQTFYASLVVTALIVLASIPVFLPPEVVPW
- a CDS encoding succinylglutamate desuccinylase/aspartoacylase family protein, which codes for MTAGAFTYSGGKVDPGESSTIRYRISETYLGDPVRIPVSIVNGEKPGPTLFMTAAAHGDELNGIEVVREVALDWDHSNLHGTLILLPVLNVPAFLAQQRYLPIYDRDLNRSFPGDQWSTSAKRMAHTIFTNFIEPADLGIDFHTSTRGRTNMLHARGDMAREDVFRLAHAFGSHVIIDTEGSEGTLRREATASGAPTITVEMGEAHRFQRGLIDRALEGVASVLAEFEMWPGEPVHWPGWRTIITAEKKTWLRAESGGIVEMHAERGDLVEGGETIATITNPFKTERTTIESPWTGLLVGVLENPVVYPGNPLCHLVEVDEATQAVIEQEVADTHTAGEE
- a CDS encoding ATP-grasp domain-containing protein; the encoded protein is MTEPVSVGVVSLHNSKETKSILNTVNALGHEGHWLRQNNLVVEIEDGQATLEPDVDIIVNRMLLSNTEQPAELLGLAKSLGQLRPMLNRPESVLTAFHKFSTATLLADSAVQIPDAALALDADRLNVLREKFGDEAVYKTAIGTHGGGTWKIGRDESVNPRVGDRYAFLQELIEQTDEQRQSDLRVYVVDGEIEGAMRRWAPDNDWRTNVALGGEVEAVPDLPEQAASMAVEAADMIGLDYAGVDLVEGVDGWHLLEVNPTAGFRGLFKATGHNPAASIATLAIETAGGSVDPDQVEQLAGVLDDSMPETVSQTKPNTREPTEVIGYTEEVLVSGTSGTERVVAKSDTGAARTSIDTRLAAEIGAGPIKSMTKVRSGSMKTGKSRPIVDIVVGIGGDRHTVAASLEDRSHMDYSLLLGRDILEHYQIDVKRTIDSGNGTTEEEEEETGEE
- a CDS encoding type II toxin-antitoxin system HicB family antitoxin yields the protein MARADPGRTNGPDREIRLLKNPDGQWTARDLSVEVTAQGESREEALDNLDAVVAAVEGDGGHSPTDDEIRDLDVDPEVARTQEDDLPDILQ
- a CDS encoding type II toxin-antitoxin system HicA family toxin, which encodes MVTRDFSGEDVYKVLVNVGGFRHVRTTGDHLILQWDPPKSHEKTDARRVTVPAHDSISIGTLHDIADDAGATDFEAFCEWIDEHR
- a CDS encoding UPF0175 family protein, which gives rise to MPSISARIPEDEERELAEVIEILGEDKSTVIRKALNEGLGSLRERIAIQRYQAGEISVNQAARLAGVSIAEWFEIAREHNLTTQLKPEDLESDADAAGKL
- a CDS encoding heavy-metal-associated domain-containing protein; its protein translation is MALTITVEGMTCGHCEATVEEALQAVSGVTEATADREAEEATVTGDADAASLVQAVEDAGYTAHA
- a CDS encoding heavy metal translocating P-type ATPase codes for the protein MSHDPDHEDHTDHSGHEQLFRRRFWVSLALSVPVIIFSEFVQDVIGYTAPTFSGSGWITPVLSVVIFAYGGVPFLSMAREELENREPGMMMLISLAITVAFGYSIASRFLPGTTPFFWELVTLIDIMLLGHWMEMRSVRQASGALDELAKLMPDTAERVAESGETETVPVSELGVDDVILVRPGASVPADGEVMEGESAVDESMITGESRPVGKAPGADVVAGTVNQDGSLRIRVTKTGEETTLAGIMRLVEEARQSKSRTQLLADRAAGWLFYVALAVAGITAVAWVAAVGFDVGVLERVVTVLVIACPHALGLAVPLVVAINTSTAAQNGMLIRDRIAMEEARNLDTVMFDKTGTLTRGEQGVVDVETAGGWGEKRAFEVAAGVEGDSEHMIARAIREAADERGIKGAPVSNFENLRGLGVRATLDGEVATTSDGSDGEQRNLREGERVHLGGPNLIERLGIDRPEEIVSFAAEAGMNAQTVIYLIHAESEVVAAFALADVIRPESRQAIQALHGMGIEVAMLTGDSEDVANAVAAELGIDQYFAEVLPEEKDTKVEQLQSAGKFVAMVGDGVNDAPALMRADVGIAIGSGTDVAIESGDIILVDNNPVDVVRLIRLSQASYRKMQENLLWATGYNVFALPLAAGILAPIGVLLSPAIGAVLMSLSTIIVAINAQRLSNVDLSV